A region of Paraburkholderia largidicola DNA encodes the following proteins:
- a CDS encoding efflux transporter outer membrane subunit: MQFDRTSRERASVANVAGQRVLNIAACAALAFALAGCAVGPDYKRPSVDIPASYKEAADGWKVAQPADQQDRGAWWAIYNDPQLSGLEDKLNTSNQTVAQFAAAYRQARALVGEARAAYFPVISAGASASRSRTPSRSFSGSVTGGGGGTTSSVSSSGTISNSYSLSLDATWEPDLWGKVSRTVASQQAGQQAAAADLANARLSAQATLAQTYFNIRSLDAQQKLLDDTVAAYQRSLTLTQNRYAQGVAARSDVIQAQTQLQSAQAAAIDNGVARAQNEHAIAVLIGEPASAFSLPPAPLDSVPPATPAQLPSSLLERRPDIASAERKAAAANEQIGVAISAFFPTLTLSASGGFESSVFSQLLQMPSRFWTLGPSLAQTIFDAGLRKAQTDAARAAYDQDVATYRQTVLTAFQDVEDNLASLRILEQEVTVQQQAVQSAQQALDIVTNQYKSGTVDYLNVLTAQTTAFTAEQKLASIAGQRMVSSVGLVKALGGGWEVDQMNRETGDVAAPAPASAPAAPIARTSTSAG; the protein is encoded by the coding sequence ATGCAGTTTGATCGAACTTCGCGCGAACGCGCCTCGGTCGCGAACGTCGCGGGGCAACGCGTCCTGAACATCGCCGCTTGCGCCGCACTGGCGTTCGCGCTTGCCGGCTGCGCGGTCGGTCCCGATTACAAGCGACCGTCCGTCGACATTCCGGCCTCGTACAAGGAAGCCGCCGACGGCTGGAAAGTCGCGCAGCCCGCCGATCAGCAAGACCGTGGCGCCTGGTGGGCGATCTATAACGATCCGCAGTTGAGCGGACTCGAAGACAAGCTCAACACGTCGAACCAGACCGTCGCACAGTTCGCCGCCGCCTACCGGCAGGCCCGCGCGCTGGTGGGCGAAGCGCGCGCGGCGTACTTCCCCGTGATCAGCGCCGGGGCGAGCGCATCGCGCTCGCGTACGCCGAGCCGCAGCTTCAGTGGCTCGGTGACGGGGGGAGGCGGTGGCACGACATCTTCGGTGAGCAGTTCGGGGACTATCAGCAACAGCTACAGCCTGTCGCTCGACGCCACCTGGGAACCCGATCTCTGGGGCAAGGTGAGCCGCACCGTCGCGAGCCAGCAGGCAGGCCAGCAGGCCGCCGCGGCCGATCTGGCGAACGCGCGTCTGTCCGCGCAGGCGACGCTCGCACAAACCTACTTCAACATCCGTTCGCTCGACGCGCAGCAAAAGCTGCTCGACGATACCGTCGCCGCTTATCAGCGCTCGCTCACGCTCACGCAGAACCGCTACGCGCAGGGCGTCGCCGCCCGCTCGGACGTGATCCAGGCGCAAACCCAGCTGCAATCGGCGCAGGCTGCCGCCATCGACAACGGCGTCGCGCGCGCGCAAAACGAGCACGCGATCGCCGTGCTGATCGGTGAACCCGCCTCCGCGTTCTCGCTGCCGCCCGCACCGCTCGATTCCGTGCCGCCCGCCACGCCCGCGCAACTGCCGTCGTCGCTGCTCGAACGTCGGCCGGATATCGCGTCGGCCGAGCGCAAGGCCGCGGCGGCCAACGAGCAGATCGGCGTCGCGATTTCGGCGTTCTTTCCGACGCTGACGCTGTCGGCCAGCGGCGGCTTCGAAAGCTCGGTGTTTTCGCAGCTGCTGCAAATGCCGTCGCGCTTCTGGACACTCGGGCCCTCGCTCGCCCAGACCATCTTCGACGCCGGCCTGCGCAAGGCGCAGACGGACGCCGCGCGCGCCGCCTACGACCAGGACGTCGCCACCTACCGGCAGACGGTGCTGACGGCGTTCCAGGACGTCGAGGACAACCTCGCTTCGCTGCGCATCCTCGAGCAGGAAGTCACGGTGCAGCAGCAGGCCGTCCAGTCCGCGCAGCAGGCGCTCGATATCGTCACGAACCAGTACAAATCCGGCACCGTCGATTATCTGAACGTGCTGACGGCACAGACCACCGCGTTCACCGCCGAGCAGAAGCTGGCGAGCATCGCAGGGCAGCGGATGGTGTCGTCGGTCGGGCTCGTCAAGGCGCTCGGCGGCGGCTGGGAAGTCGATCAGATGAATCGCGAGACGGGCGATGTCGCAGCGCCTGCGCCCGCTTCCGCACCTGCCGCGCCGATTGCAAGAACGTCCACCTCAGCCGGCTAA
- a CDS encoding MarR family winged helix-turn-helix transcriptional regulator, whose product MTDGPYQPESIHLESSLGYYLTKARNVLVERTDRAVAHLGLTTQQIGVILLLSCGRATTPFELSRAMSYDSGSMTRMLDRLEKKGLIARSRSDKDRRVVKLGLTPQGGHAASQLPSIGADVLNEQLRGFSGADLATLIDLLSRFIANGIDGGNGAGGCGTAAASGDEVNGSSVTTDDH is encoded by the coding sequence ATGACCGACGGTCCTTACCAGCCGGAATCGATTCATCTGGAATCGAGCCTGGGCTATTACCTGACAAAAGCCCGGAACGTGCTCGTGGAGCGCACGGATCGCGCGGTCGCGCATCTCGGGCTGACGACGCAGCAGATCGGCGTGATCCTGCTGCTGTCATGCGGTCGCGCGACGACGCCGTTCGAGCTGTCGCGGGCCATGTCGTACGACAGCGGATCGATGACGCGAATGCTCGATCGCCTTGAAAAGAAAGGGCTGATCGCGCGGTCGCGCAGCGACAAGGACCGGCGCGTCGTGAAGCTGGGACTGACGCCGCAAGGTGGGCACGCCGCGTCGCAATTGCCCTCGATAGGCGCGGACGTGCTCAATGAACAGCTGCGCGGTTTTTCGGGTGCGGATCTCGCGACGCTGATCGATCTGCTGAGCCGCTTCATTGCGAACGGCATCGATGGCGGAAACGGCGCTGGGGGATGCGGGACGGCGGCAGCGTCCGGCGACGAAGTAAACGGGTCGTCCGTCACTACCGACGACCACTAG
- a CDS encoding DHA2 family efflux MFS transporter permease subunit: protein MTASASASASTGTTADLPLDGGVTPTRPAAPAPFTGGKLALLTVGLALGTFMEVLDTSIANVAVPTISGSLGVATSEGTWVISSYSVASAIAVPLTGWLARRVGEVRLFTLSVLLFTIASAACGFAHNFESLIAFRLLQGLVSGPMVPLSQTILMRSYPLEKRGLALGLWAMTVIVAPIFGPVMGGWITDNYTWPWIFYINLPIGLFSAACAYFLLRGRETQTTKQRIDAIGLGLLVIGVSCLQMMLDLGKDRDWFSSTFIVALAVIAVTSLAFMIVWETTEKEPVVDLSLFKDRNFALGALIISFGFMAFFGSVVIFPLWLQTVMGYTAGKAGLATAPVGLLALVLSPLIGRNMHRLNLRIVASFAFVVFAFVSLWNSTFTLDAPFNQVILPRLVQGIGVACFFVPMTTITLSSIPDERLASASGLSNFLRTLSGAIGTAISTTYWENDAIYHHAVLSESVSAYSANTTSYSDLLTSLGIKGQAVTAQLNEIVTQQGYMMATNDFFRVSCAGFVVLACLVWITKPKKGAAASMGH, encoded by the coding sequence ATGACCGCATCGGCATCGGCTTCCGCTTCCACCGGCACGACGGCTGACCTGCCGCTGGACGGCGGCGTAACGCCCACCCGGCCCGCCGCCCCTGCTCCGTTCACGGGCGGAAAGCTCGCGCTGCTAACCGTCGGACTCGCGCTTGGCACATTCATGGAAGTGCTCGATACGTCGATCGCGAACGTCGCCGTGCCGACCATTTCCGGCAGCCTCGGCGTCGCGACCAGCGAAGGCACGTGGGTGATCTCGTCGTATTCCGTGGCGTCCGCGATCGCAGTGCCGTTGACGGGCTGGCTCGCGCGGCGGGTCGGCGAAGTCCGACTGTTCACGCTGTCGGTGTTGCTCTTTACGATCGCGTCCGCGGCGTGCGGCTTCGCGCACAATTTCGAGTCGCTGATCGCGTTCCGTCTGCTTCAGGGGCTGGTATCCGGCCCGATGGTGCCGCTGTCGCAGACCATTCTGATGCGCTCCTACCCGCTCGAGAAACGCGGCCTCGCGCTCGGGCTGTGGGCCATGACGGTGATCGTCGCGCCGATCTTCGGTCCCGTGATGGGCGGCTGGATCACCGACAACTACACGTGGCCGTGGATCTTCTATATCAATCTGCCTATCGGCCTGTTCTCGGCGGCGTGCGCGTACTTTCTGCTGCGCGGACGCGAAACGCAGACGACGAAACAGCGCATCGACGCCATCGGTCTCGGACTGCTGGTGATCGGCGTGTCGTGCCTGCAGATGATGCTCGACCTCGGCAAGGACCGGGACTGGTTCAGCTCGACCTTTATCGTCGCGCTCGCGGTTATCGCGGTGACGTCGCTCGCGTTCATGATCGTGTGGGAGACGACGGAGAAGGAGCCCGTCGTCGACCTGTCGCTCTTCAAAGACCGCAACTTCGCATTAGGCGCGCTGATCATCTCGTTTGGCTTCATGGCGTTCTTCGGATCCGTGGTGATCTTTCCGCTCTGGCTGCAGACGGTGATGGGCTACACGGCTGGCAAGGCGGGACTCGCGACTGCGCCCGTCGGACTGCTCGCGCTCGTGCTGTCGCCGCTGATCGGACGCAACATGCACCGGCTCAATTTGCGGATCGTCGCGAGTTTCGCCTTCGTCGTGTTCGCGTTCGTGTCGCTGTGGAACTCGACGTTCACGCTCGATGCGCCGTTCAATCAGGTGATCCTGCCGCGACTCGTGCAGGGCATCGGCGTGGCCTGCTTCTTCGTGCCGATGACGACGATCACGCTGTCCAGCATTCCCGACGAGCGACTGGCAAGCGCATCCGGGTTATCGAATTTTCTGCGCACGCTGTCAGGCGCAATCGGCACGGCGATCAGCACGACGTATTGGGAAAACGACGCGATTTATCACCACGCGGTGCTGTCGGAATCGGTGAGCGCCTATTCGGCGAATACGACGTCTTATAGCGATCTGCTGACGTCGCTTGGCATCAAGGGACAGGCGGTGACAGCGCAACTGAACGAGATCGTCACGCAACAGGGCTACATGATGGCGACCAACGATTTCTTCCGCGTTTCGTGCGCGGGCTTCGTCGTGCTTGCGTGTCTCGTGTGGATTACGAAGCCCAAAAAGGGAGCGGCGGCGTCAATGGGACATTGA
- a CDS encoding OmpA family protein — protein sequence MIFRTLTAIACAVGIAGCTASSGPAHNTDIVTLANGAQAHRVQCLGLLESSEACMSEIKRVCGDQTAVRVALLDRSTSGLKPENDPREIYFQCVTPVAQQPVQAPAAPVPAPVPAPVPVRKVSLQGDANFALNSAKLTPVATAKLDDFVAANQGVDIERMTIAGYTDSTGSAELNNRLSAARARSVQSYLATAGLRASKWDVEGYGSASPVASNATAIGRAKNRRVEIQVDGK from the coding sequence ATGATCTTTCGTACGTTGACGGCGATCGCATGCGCGGTGGGTATCGCTGGTTGCACCGCGTCGTCGGGCCCCGCCCACAATACCGATATCGTCACGCTGGCCAATGGCGCTCAGGCGCATCGTGTGCAGTGCCTGGGTCTGCTGGAATCGTCCGAGGCGTGCATGTCTGAAATCAAACGCGTTTGTGGAGACCAGACTGCCGTGCGAGTCGCGCTGCTTGACCGCAGCACGTCGGGCCTGAAGCCGGAAAACGATCCGCGCGAGATTTACTTCCAGTGCGTGACGCCCGTTGCTCAGCAGCCAGTTCAGGCGCCGGCCGCGCCTGTCCCTGCTCCCGTTCCTGCACCTGTGCCCGTGCGCAAGGTGTCGCTGCAGGGCGATGCTAACTTCGCACTCAATAGCGCGAAGCTGACGCCCGTTGCAACGGCGAAGCTCGATGATTTCGTCGCGGCCAACCAGGGTGTCGATATCGAACGCATGACAATCGCCGGCTATACCGATTCGACGGGTTCGGCCGAACTGAACAACCGTCTGTCGGCAGCACGCGCGCGCTCGGTGCAGAGCTATCTGGCGACGGCTGGCCTGCGTGCTTCGAAGTGGGACGTCGAAGGCTACGGCAGCGCATCGCCCGTGGCGTCGAACGCGACGGCGATCGGCCGCGCTAAAAACCGCCGCGTCGAGATTCAGGTCGACGGCAAGTAA
- the gshA gene encoding glutamate--cysteine ligase — MPNTTPSRTTDALLHRLSVLTSGPQRDALTAGLRGIEKESLRVMADGHLAMTPHPRALGSALTHPSLTTDYSEALLELITPAEHDPSTTLESLDTLHRFVYSAIGDEVLWNNSMPGLLPEDDEIPIADYGTSNIGKLKYVYRVGLALRYGRTMQCIAGIHYNYSLNEEVWRLLHADQHSTANAVDFQSDRYLALIRNFRRTSWLLMYLFGASPALDRRFLRGRAHTLETFDADTLYRPYATSLRMSDLGYSNTTAQAALHADYDTLPGYLDALAKAVSQPYPQYEAIGTQRDGEWVQINTNVLQIENEFYSTIRPKRVTYPGERPLHALAARGVQYVEVRCMDIDPFEPTGISLEAARFLDAYLLVCALDESAPLPPPAYTEANQNFGRVTMEGRKPGLELVRDGQPVKMLDWANELLAKIDHAAAALDSIRGDDSHTRAVATQRAKLADASLTPSARVLQIMRDKQQSFLDFGLAQSVAHAEYFRARPLDEAQTQEFTALATHSLAEQAKLEREEVGSFDAFVAAYRAYTLNRFSV; from the coding sequence ATGCCAAACACGACACCCTCCCGCACGACCGACGCGCTGCTGCACCGCCTGTCCGTGCTGACATCCGGCCCGCAGCGCGACGCGCTGACGGCCGGTTTGCGCGGCATCGAAAAGGAAAGCCTGCGCGTCATGGCCGACGGCCATCTTGCGATGACGCCGCATCCGCGCGCGCTCGGCTCGGCGCTCACGCATCCTTCGCTGACCACGGACTATTCGGAAGCACTGCTCGAACTGATCACACCCGCCGAGCACGACCCGTCGACCACACTCGAGAGTCTCGACACGCTGCATCGCTTCGTTTATTCGGCCATCGGCGACGAGGTGCTGTGGAACAACTCGATGCCGGGCCTTCTGCCCGAAGACGACGAGATTCCGATCGCGGACTACGGCACGTCGAACATCGGCAAGTTGAAGTATGTGTACCGCGTCGGTCTCGCGCTGCGCTACGGGCGCACGATGCAATGTATCGCGGGCATCCACTACAACTATTCGTTGAACGAAGAAGTGTGGCGGCTGCTGCATGCCGACCAGCACTCCACGGCCAACGCCGTCGATTTCCAGTCGGACCGCTATCTCGCGCTGATCCGCAATTTCCGCCGCACGAGCTGGCTGCTGATGTATCTGTTCGGCGCGTCGCCGGCGCTCGACAGGCGCTTTCTGCGCGGCCGTGCGCACACGCTCGAAACGTTCGACGCCGACACGCTGTATCGGCCGTACGCAACGAGCCTGCGCATGAGCGATCTCGGCTATTCGAACACGACGGCGCAAGCCGCCCTGCACGCCGATTACGACACGCTGCCCGGCTACCTCGACGCGCTCGCTAAAGCCGTCAGCCAGCCGTATCCGCAGTATGAGGCGATCGGCACGCAGCGCGACGGCGAATGGGTGCAGATCAACACCAACGTACTGCAGATCGAAAACGAGTTCTACTCGACGATCCGCCCGAAGCGCGTCACGTATCCGGGCGAGCGTCCGTTGCATGCGCTTGCGGCGCGCGGCGTCCAGTATGTCGAAGTGCGCTGCATGGATATCGACCCCTTCGAGCCGACGGGTATTTCGCTCGAAGCCGCGCGTTTTCTCGACGCCTATCTGCTCGTGTGCGCCCTCGACGAAAGCGCGCCGCTGCCGCCGCCGGCCTATACGGAAGCGAACCAGAATTTCGGCCGGGTGACGATGGAAGGGCGCAAGCCCGGGCTCGAACTGGTGCGCGACGGACAACCCGTCAAGATGCTCGACTGGGCCAATGAACTGCTCGCGAAAATCGACCACGCAGCCGCTGCGCTCGATTCGATTCGCGGCGACGACAGCCACACGCGCGCGGTCGCGACGCAACGTGCGAAGCTCGCCGACGCGTCGTTGACGCCGTCGGCTCGCGTGCTGCAGATCATGCGAGACAAGCAACAAAGCTTCCTCGACTTCGGTCTGGCACAGAGCGTCGCGCATGCCGAGTATTTCCGCGCGCGCCCGCTCGACGAAGCGCAAACGCAGGAATTCACCGCGCTCGCGACACATTCACTCGCCGAACAGGCCAAGCTGGAACGCGAGGAAGTCGGTTCATTCGATGCGTTCGTTGCCGCGTATCGCGCCTATACGTTGAACCGCTTCAGCGTTTAG